caagaaaaaaaacttCTGAAGCAAAAATGACAAACCTATAAAGAAGGTTTTCATCTGCTCCCTCTGCCTCCATGTTGCTTAAAAAACATATTCTAGATAATTCTTCACTTATTGTGTTTCTCATGGTAAGGGATATTGCCCATGCTATTCCACGTGCTAAAAGATGAGAAACACATACATTGGATGTGGATGTCTCTCCTAATTCTGATGATTGTGAGGATTCTGAATTATCCTGCTGCAATTACAAAGATTAAGCAATTAGAAACCTATCTATGGTggccaacataaaatttcaGGGAAAAGCATCATCAGAATACGAGACAACAAAAGTAgacaaaacaaaaaacaaaatattataaatcaGTATGTACAAGATCCTGCATGCAGCTTCAATTGAATACAAAAAATGCTATACCTCTTGAGTGACGGAGCTCAGAATTCTTGCATGGACAAATTGTGAAAAGCAATCAGGGAGGCTTGATAAAGTTGACAAGATCCAACTAATAAAATTTCCAACAGGAAGTTGAACTTCCAGGCCCAAAAGGTCGCAATCCCATATGTTAAAACTGCTACTAACTTCAGAAGAAGATGTTAGAACTGATTTCACCAGATGATTGATATCAGGAAGGCATAGAATTGCTTTTGCTTTTGAAGATCTCAAATTATGAGAATCCCATAACATGGTCCAACAtaaccaaaaaaacaaaaagacatCAGTGGGCAGAAGAAAACCACTGATCTTACAATCCGCATCATCAGATTCGAACTCCAAGTTCAAAGGAAGACCAGCTTTCTTTGCAGTTGCAGAAAATACTCTCAACAAGTTATTGAGTGACATTGAGGAAGACATTCTAGCAGAGCACTTGTTATAACCTTTAACAAACTCTACCCAGCTCACTCCTTCTATTTCAGGCATAAAAAACAGGTCTACCATTGCTGACCCGAAATGATCCAACAAATCCGGAAAAGCATCAGGTATTGACGGTCCTTCAGAGATGGGATCTTTGTAAGTCAAACTGAAGCTTTTCTGAAAATATAACCAAAAATACTTTAGACTACATTTGTTGTTTTATGATTAAGGTTGTAAACAGAATTAAGTACTGCATTATTTTCAGTCCTATCCTTTGTTTGGTAAGAGCATTGTGCTAATATagatgtaataatttaaatcaacttaaagtaaatatcatattttatcaACAAACAAAATCTAAACGGTAAATTAATTGAAAGCAATGGCCAGAACTTTTAATTTTCTCATCATCAGCAACTTACATATATCACAACAGACAATTTCATCAAATACTTCATGAACATAATAAGTTCTTGGCTCATTGGACCTCAAGACAAAAACAATTTCATtcataattagaaaataaaaacaatttattattattatcatcattTATTATGATCCAGCATCCCCAAACGAATCTTTAAAACATTGTTATGGAGCAATACTACTCAGCAAGTTGaaactaaaatatttatgttcaaaTTCATATAACTCCAATTCGGTAGCAGAATCTAAGAACTTAGCtcgattaatcataaatcaggAAGTTAGGGTTTTGAATTACCTCAAGAGACTGGAGGGGAATTGCATGAGAATTGGGATCGGCGAGGGTGGAGAAAGTGGTGTGAAGAGAAGGGAGAGCACCAGAAGAGGCAGCAATGGACTCTGCCTCCCGTTGCTGGATCGAGACGCTCTCCGTGGAGTTTGACGCGCCCATCGTCGCCTCCGCCGCCGATGATAGTTCCTATTCTTCGATTCCGGCGATATACAGAAATCTTGTTATCTTTTCTAGAAAAGGAAAGATTgcttttttaagatattttattctATCACTATCATAAGAGTTTATTTAAGAGAGAAgacaaaatatattaatttattattataatgatGTGAAGAAACGACGACGTTTCGTTTCTACTGAACTGACAACAAACACAGAATAATATCACATGAAAGAAACTATCAGTAAGTAGAGAGATAagataataaaagtaaaaaccatACAGTTAACGGAGTAAACGGAATTGAGAACAATTTGACGGAgttcttttattttatctttttttgcttgaagACGAGTGTGTTTACAGGTGTAACTGTAAGTAAGTATGTATATCTAGGTGTgggcatcatccaatccaatccaattgaaccgaaccgatccaatccaatccaattacaaaaagttagatatccaattacaattagattggattggatgttaaaagttggattctaattggattggatcggttattggatgtcaatctcaaaatccaattaaaaaccgatccaatccaattacatttatatatattaaaaattatttatataataaaaaatattgaaaaatataataaatatatattatatttttattagatttttttgtatgttgaatttgtaacacttgattgtttagtatatttattttcatgatgttttgttctattttattacttagaaatgttattgttttaattatttaaaacttttagctacaatatacttgtaagaatagtatatttatgaagtattaaacttaaataaaaagtgatacttagttttttacgtatttttctttatatttttaagctagTATTGAAATTTAGgtttgtaattggatatccaattaaaaaaccgatccaatccaattagtaattggattggattggattagattttgaggtctaattggattggatcggatgatgattttccaaatccaattactaattggattggatcggatgaggaaaaaaatgttagattggatcggatgcccaCCCCTATGTATATCTATATTATACCATTACCACCTtaggtgtatgtatatataggtgtattatccttaaaaaaaatatagtggtATTAATGTTTAGACAATTgtgtaattaatttaaaaaaaataaaaaattttgatttagttttatatatttttaaatctcTTATTAATATTTAGTTTGATTAtcctttaaaaatattatttttttcatagcatttttaattttaatttttgttaattttttaattttaattttaattgtatgaaattatggtttttttttttttttgaaaggtgaAATTATGGttattaattagaattttttaatttaggattttttttcagttttaaccaaaaaaaaaaataataacaatattacaaaaatacttccagCTGGACACATAAACAAATATACagtccaaataaaaaaaattacacaaataccacttatacACACCTTCAACTTAGGATCCATGCTTCTTGGGCAACTATTGTGCAACCATCGCGCAACCACGTAGCAACCTAACGCAAgcgaaacgaaaattcaaccagaatagagaaccaccattaattccgGCGACTTCACTTGAGAAGACAACCAAAATCAATTAAAACAGAGGCTGTtttaaattcattaaaaaaaatgtagaaaaactactacgaaactaaaatttaaCCGAAAATCtagtttaatttgcataaaaataATGTCCtgacttttaatttttcgaTCCATGAAAGGCGGAtctcaaaaagtttaactgGAGTTCCCTAACAATCCAActcaaatataatttaaaaaaaaaattacatcgatactatagtaaaatatttatcctggtgtatttttgttgttttccaaatttttaatggtgaatttgttcatattaaatcataaagagACAAGTAGATACAATTACGTGAAATgttcttatttttaatatttcacaGCAGTTGCATTACAATTGCATAAacattttgctaacagttatttcgtttgattgaaaccttcgtctgatgcagcCTTTGGCCAACCACCTAGAAACTTTCGCCTGATGCAACCTTCGACCAACCACTCAGCAACCACCTTGCAACCATTGTGATtaaaaccttcgtctgatgtaACCATCGCGCAACCACGCAGCAACCACTCTGCAATTATCGCttgattgtgtaagtgatagtgtaagtggtattttagtaattaaaatcacataaaatatagggtaaataccattttggaccctgtgttttgcaaaagttacagattggaccctgtgttttgttaaatgacaaaatggaccctgtattttctaaaatagtaaaaataggaccctaagcttaatttttgacaactttttttctaatacaaccaacttgaagacaatgcttaatacgaacagatacaaaaaatgtaaacaattttgtcatagcacttttagatcggattataattaaactttattttgacaaaaaatcaattcagggtcctatttgtactattttagaaaatacagggtccattttgtcatttaacaaaacacagggtccaattggtaacttttgtaaaacagagggtccaaaatgatatttaccctaaaatatataaatagtaccttatagagatatttttataaataaaatgacaatttatattttctatataataaTTCCTTTAATTTATGTACTTATTAAGGTGTAAGtacatatttttgttttatatgtattttattaatttaatagatAAGTATGTTGTAAAGAGTTTAGGCTCTATCCTTTAATGATTTTGATGCACCATTATTTTGATGGCTTTGGTGCTTTTTAAGACTTTTGTGCTTATATTATGGCTTGCCTACCATAACATAGTTAAATGGTCTAAGGTTTTcatggtatttaaaattttatacaaaatttaaaactaacaaatttttaaaatttaataatatatttctatttaattttgatttattttcaatCGTAAAATTATAAGAAATTGGACAATATTTGTTATAACATATACATTTTTAAGGTAatgataatataatattaattggtttttaaaaagaaattgtAGTAACTTCTTTTGATTTTAAAGATACGGATTAAAGTTTGAGAGTTTTTAGTATTTGGGTCtagatataattttttaaggagAATTAATGAAGTTTTTTTGGTTTATGAAATTGTTGTCTagaatttttctcaaaaatatgtGACGGTTCAAGAACAAGTCAGGTGGCAATGAGATCCACGTTACAAGGCATGTCACTTTAATTACTCTCGGAGTCTATTGTTTCAAAGGAGTAATGATAGATTAGTCATCTCCAAAAAGGTCTAGCTGGACAAATTAACATGTATCTCTTGTCTTTTTCTCTCTGTGAGTGAAGTCGACCCAAAGAAGGGTATCAGAGGACTGATGAAGTACAACACATCACCCGAGGATTAAAATACTATATGTGCATTTAATGCGGTATGAAGAATAGCATCCAACACCTTTTGTTGAGAAACGTGTTTAAGGGTTTGAACTAATCGTTTTTTGATTTCATGAGACCACATACAGCAATCGATAACCGCATAAATAAGTTGTCAAGCcataaataaagaataaatcAAATCTCACCAAACACATTTAGACAATCCAAAATTTATCATAAAAGTAGGCAATCATGCCCTAAAATCATATTTGAGAAATTGTGCAAAGTATGGTGCAAACAAATACGACAATGATGGCCTTTTATCACCACTATTATGAGCCTATAAATACCTCTAATAAAACATAGAAGGGGGATTGATCGAAAAATTCTTTGTAATAAATACTTTCATAAATACAGTGACTCATGGACtgaggctcattaatgccccaatcACGTAAAAAATTGTCTCTTCTAACATTTATTAATTACTCAATACAACTCTAATTATTGGTTGCCAAAAACCTCGATAAAGATTTTAATACTTTCATTAAGAGCTATAGGAAGCTTATCAAAAGAGGAAGTTGTAAATAACCTCGTGGTATAATGGTAAAGACAAGAAACACTTCACGTCCATAACAGTTAGATGACCCAAAGGATCCAAAAGAGGAAGAGGCGACTTCTAAGGTGGATGCTAAAGGAGAATGAGACACCAATGATCCTGAATACTTAGACCAAGAAGAATATGAAGAGTACGATGAAGACAACTATACAGAATTAGTTGAACTAAGGTAAAAGGCTCCTGACCATGAGGTAGAGTTGGCAGAGCAAAAGGAACAAAATAAGAGAATGCAAGAGATATTGATTGTCATGAAAAGGGCAATAGAAAATGCAGGCATCCAAGTAGATCCAACTGCAATGCCATTAGTGCAAGAGAGGACTGAGGAAGAGCTCTCTCAACCTAAGGAAggccaaaaataaaagaataaagaacCTAGTCCTATCAGGTATCCTCCAAAAAGACATGCCAAGAGGGAAATCCTATGGTTGTGCCTGGAAAGAACAAGAAGGCCCAGTATCCACAAAAAGTTTATTCTGATCTCCCGAAAGGGAAGGGTCTGCAGGGGGTAGATTTCCCCAAAGAACAACTAGCCCCCAGGATCATGGAGATTGAAGGAGTGTATCCGTGCATCAAGAGCTAGGAAAACAAAAGAAGTCTGCCAGGAAAGATCCCCATGTCGATCTATGACACAAACTTAATGTCAAACACGGGGATCTAAGGGCACGCCTTGATTAAAGAAAGAAATTCGCACCAGCCTCCGAGGGTATCCTAAATGAAAGAGACCTGGTCGAACTTGCTATCCTCCAGAAGGACATATCAAGGATCTCCTAGAGGCAAAAGGGAGACAACTCTAAATCAAATTGTGAGGACTGAGAGACTTGTGCGAGAAACATACTAGAGGCTAAACTCCCaaagaacttcaagatgccttAAATGACTATGTACATGGGTGACACGAATCTAAGTCAGTACCTATCTTGATTCAAcagagtcatgacagtcatgaggGTCAACAATAACGATAAGTGCCTATGTTTCCCACTAACATTGGGAGGTTCTACAGAAGAATGATTCAAAAATTTAGAACTGGAATTGATGGATTGTTGGAATAAATTGAAAACTAATTTTATATAGAAATTTTTCGTAGCCAGAAAGATAAATCTTGAAGTTAGttccttgactaacatcaaacaACTACAAATGGAATCCTTGAAGAACTTCATCAAGAGGTTTAAAGAAGAGGCTTCCAAGACCAAGAAAgtagatgacggacaacagTTAACTCTATTACAAGCTGGAATCTGGATGGGAACTCCGTTCTAGAATGAATTACAATAGGAAGGTGCAGCTAGCCTTCAAGATTTCTAAAAGAGAGCCCAAAAGTATATCAACATGGAAGAAGCCTAAATCACAACCTTCGGGGGGCTACTATCCTACCAGAGGCCTTAGGTATGCTTCCGAAGTGCAATTCCCAGGCATTACACTTCCTGTCGCTCCCCAAACAAGTG
This region of Cannabis sativa cultivar Pink pepper isolate KNU-18-1 chromosome 7, ASM2916894v1, whole genome shotgun sequence genomic DNA includes:
- the LOC115697520 gene encoding uncharacterized protein LOC115697520 isoform X2, with protein sequence MGASNSTESVSIQQREAESIAASSGALPSLHTTFSTLADPNSHAIPLQSLEKSFSLTYKDPISEGPSIPDAFPDLLDHFGSAMVDLFFMPEIEGVSWVEFVKGYNKCSARMSSSMSLNNLLRVFSATAKKAGLPLNLEFESDDADCKISGFLLPTDVFLFFWLCWTMLWDSHNLRSSKAKAILCLPDINHLVKSVLTSSSEVSSSFNIWDCDLLGLEVQLPVGNFISWILSTLSSLPDCFSQFVHARILSSVTQEDNSESSQSSELGETSTSNVCVSHLLARGIAWAISLTMRNTISEELSRICFLSNMEAEGADENLLYRSSLHGRGLNRLWSNVEGYQGPLIMLISSHLGGASEGNDTEKKCIIGVLTHQGFENKDTFYGSSGSIYAIQPIFHAYSSTGKEKNFVYSHLHATGYEPHPKPVGIGFGGTAGNERIFIDEDFAQITVRHHAVDKTYQHGSLFPEQGFLPFEAPISEVEVWGLGGGRIKERQDKLKKREELFTEQRRKIDLKTFTNWEDSPEKMMMDMMSNPNAVRREER
- the LOC115697520 gene encoding uncharacterized protein LOC115697520 isoform X1; the encoded protein is MGASNSTESVSIQQREAESIAASSGALPSLHTTFSTLADPNSHAIPLQSLEKSFSLTYKDPISEGPSIPDAFPDLLDHFGSAMVDLFFMPEIEGVSWVEFVKGYNKCSARMSSSMSLNNLLRVFSATAKKAGLPLNLEFESDDADCKISGFLLPTDVFLFFWLCWTMLWDSHNLRSSKAKAILCLPDINHLVKSVLTSSSEVSSSFNIWDCDLLGLEVQLPVGNFISWILSTLSSLPDCFSQFVHARILSSVTQEQDNSESSQSSELGETSTSNVCVSHLLARGIAWAISLTMRNTISEELSRICFLSNMEAEGADENLLYRSSLHGRGLNRLWSNVEGYQGPLIMLISSHLGGASEGNDTEKKCIIGVLTHQGFENKDTFYGSSGSIYAIQPIFHAYSSTGKEKNFVYSHLHATGYEPHPKPVGIGFGGTAGNERIFIDEDFAQITVRHHAVDKTYQHGSLFPEQGFLPFEAPISEVEVWGLGGGRIKERQDKLKKREELFTEQRRKIDLKTFTNWEDSPEKMMMDMMSNPNAVRREER